A window from Gossypium raimondii isolate GPD5lz chromosome 7, ASM2569854v1, whole genome shotgun sequence encodes these proteins:
- the LOC105762972 gene encoding protein NRT1/ PTR FAMILY 5.2 gives MTKVEEEKGAADGRDEYTEDGSVDLKGRPVLRSNTGRWKACSFIVGYEVFERMAYYGIASNLVLYLSRKLHEGTVKASNNVNIWVGTVWMTPIVGAYIADAFLGRYWTFVIASAIYLTGMLLVTLAVSVPALRPPSCGHGIKEEACNKRASDLQKGVFYCALYIIAIGTGGTKPNISTMGADQFDDFEPKERVQKLSFFNWWMFSIFFGTLFSNTFLIYIQDTVGWSLGYGLPTAGLLVSVLVFLVGTPHYRHKLALGSPLTTIFQVLVAAVRKWNVPVPSDPKELHELSLEEYTKSKKFRIEYTPSLRFLDKAAVKSGSNSPWMLCPVTQVEETKQMVKMIPVLSATFIPSTLLAQVGTLFIKQGTTLDRGMGPHFEIPAACLTAFVTIFMLISIPVYDRIFVPTVRRYTKNPRGITLLQRMGIGLVLQIIIMVVACFAERKRLSVAREHQIVGKDDTVPLTIFILLPQFALMGVADSLVEVAKLEFFYDQAPDGMKSLGTSYFTSSLGIGHFLGSSILTTVSNITMTNGHTGWILDNLNISHLDYYYAFLAAMGSLNFIFFLIVAKYFVYNVDVTERDLKEAIGASLDKASLKGEALTTGPI, from the exons ATGACAAAggtagaagaagaaaaaggggcAGCAGATGGAAGAGATGAGTACACTGAAGATGGAAGTGTGGATCTCAAGGGCAGGCCTGTCTTGAGATCAAACACTGGGAGATGGAAAGCTTGTTCTTTCATTGTtg GATATGAAGTGTTTGAGAGGATGGCGTACTACGGGATAGCATCAAACCTAGTACTGTACTTGTCGAGGAAACTCCACGAAGGAACAGTAAAGGCTTCAAACAACGTTAACATCTGGGTTGGAACAGTGTGGATGACCCCGATTGTAGGGGCTTACATTGCAGATGCTTTTCTGGGTCGCTACTGGACTTTTGTTATTGCATCAGCCATTTATCTTACA GGAATGTTACTCGTGACCTTAGCAGTTTCTGTGCCTGCCTTGAGGCCTCCATCATGTGGCCATGGGATCAAAGAAGAAGCCTGCAACAAAAGAGCCTCAGATTTGCAGAAAGGCGTATTCTATTGTGCACTATACATTATCGCAATAGGAACTGGTGGAACCAAGCCTAACATTTCCACTATGGGGGCAGACCAGTTTGATGACTTCGAGCCGAAGGAAAGGGTTCAAAAGTTATCCTTTTTTAATTGGTGGATGTTTAGCATTTTCTTTGGCACCCTCTTCTCCAACACTTTCTTGATCTACATACAAGACACTGTGGGGTGGAGCCTTGGCTATGGCCTACCAACAGCGGGTCTCTTGGTCTCTGTTTTGGTGTTCTTGGTGGGAACCCCGCATTACAGACACAAATTGGCCTTGGGTAGCCCTTTAACCACGATTTTCCAAGTGCTTGTGGCTGCTGTCAGGAAGTGGAATGTGCCTGTTCCAAGCGACCCCAAAGAGCTACATGAGCTTAGCTTGGAAGAGTACACAAAATCTAAGAAATTCAGAATTGAATACACCCCTTCATTAAg ATTCCTAGACAAAGCAGCCGTAAAGAGCGGGTCAAACTCACCATGGATGTTGTGTCCAGTGACCCAAGTCGAAGAAACCAAGCAGATGGTAAAGATGATCCCCGTTTTGTCGGCAACATTCATACCAAGCACCCTTTTAGCTCAGGTGGGAACATTGTTTATCAAACAAGGAACCACTCTTGATCGTGGGATGGGACCCCACTTCGAAATCCCGGCGGCTTGTCTCACAGCATTCGTTACCATCTTTATGTTGATCAGCATTCCCGTATATGACCGCATCTTCGTCCCGACAGTGAGGCGTTACACCAAGAATCCCAGAGGGATCACATTGCTTCAAAGAATGGGAATTGGCCTTGTTTTGCAGATCATCATAATGGTCGTCGCTTGTTTTGCTGAAAGGAAGAGGCTGAGCGTTGCACGAGAGCATCAGATAGTGGGTAAAGACGACACGGTTCCTCTCACCATATTCATACTCCTACCGCAGTTTGCTTTGATGGGGGTGGCCGATTCGCTCGTGGAAGTTGCAAAGCTAGAGTTTTTCTATGACCAAGCACCGGATGGAATGAAAAGCCTTGGGACCTCATATTTCACTAGCAGCTTAGGGATTGGGCATTTCCTTGGCAGTTCTATTTTGACCACAGTTTCTAATATCACTATGACAAATGGACATACAGGGTGGATCTTGGACAATCTCAACATCTCTCACCTAGACTATTATTATGCCTTCTTGGCTGCCATGGGTTCCCTcaacttcatcttcttcttgattGTGGCCAAGTATTTTGTTTATAATGTAGACGTCACAGAAAGGGATTTAAAGGAAGCCATTGGAGCTTCACTGGACAAAGCTTCCCTTAAAGGGGAAGCCTTGACAACTGGTCCAATCTGA